In a single window of the Pseudomonadota bacterium genome:
- a CDS encoding CBS domain-containing protein codes for MEIITTHKNTDFDALASMIAATILYPDAVCVLPKMINPNVKAFLSIHKDIFDMHSPAEIDFDKVKKLIVVDTSNWNRLDRLDALSTRKDLEIILWDHHRGDGDITAAWKCREEVGSNITLMVRRLKKEKKKISPMQATLFLTGLYEDTGHLSFSSSTAEDAYMAGFLLEKKADLNIVSSFLRQAYGEKQKNILFEMLQTAKRSKINGYSISINKLAIKGHVNSLAVVVGMYREILNVDATFGIFSNKEKDRCMVIARSNAEGLDVGSIMRSMGGGGHPGAASAMLKSVNPNAVEEWITELIEGNQQASVQISDLMSFPVFTVESDMSMGKVASILKKKGCTGLPVVEGEKLVGVISRRDFIKIKKESQLVSPVKAFMSTKIVTIDPGKSPIQAAKLMAKHDIGRLPVVENGSIIGIITRSDTMLYFYDMLPD; via the coding sequence ATGGAAATTATTACAACACATAAAAACACGGATTTTGATGCTCTTGCATCCATGATTGCTGCAACAATTTTATATCCCGATGCTGTTTGTGTTCTTCCAAAAATGATAAATCCCAATGTCAAGGCCTTTCTTTCTATCCATAAAGACATATTTGATATGCATTCACCCGCTGAAATTGATTTTGATAAGGTTAAAAAATTAATTGTTGTTGATACAAGCAACTGGAACCGTCTTGACCGGTTAGATGCACTTTCAACAAGAAAAGATCTTGAGATCATATTATGGGATCACCATAGAGGTGACGGTGATATAACAGCAGCGTGGAAGTGCCGGGAAGAAGTCGGATCAAACATAACTCTTATGGTGCGCAGGCTGAAAAAAGAAAAAAAGAAAATATCTCCTATGCAGGCAACTCTTTTTCTAACCGGCCTTTATGAAGATACAGGGCATCTTAGCTTTTCATCTTCAACAGCAGAAGATGCCTATATGGCAGGTTTTCTTCTTGAAAAAAAGGCGGACTTAAACATTGTCAGTTCTTTTTTGCGCCAGGCATACGGGGAAAAACAAAAAAATATTCTGTTTGAAATGTTGCAAACTGCAAAAAGATCAAAAATAAACGGCTATTCTATCAGCATTAATAAACTTGCAATTAAAGGACATGTAAACAGCCTTGCCGTTGTTGTAGGTATGTACAGAGAGATTTTAAATGTTGATGCTACATTCGGAATATTCAGCAATAAAGAAAAAGACAGGTGTATGGTTATTGCCCGCAGTAATGCAGAAGGTTTAGATGTTGGTTCAATCATGCGCAGCATGGGCGGAGGAGGGCATCCCGGTGCCGCTTCTGCAATGTTGAAATCAGTTAATCCCAATGCGGTTGAGGAATGGATCACAGAACTCATTGAAGGCAATCAGCAGGCATCCGTACAGATAAGCGATTTAATGTCTTTTCCGGTTTTTACTGTAGAATCTGACATGTCTATGGGAAAGGTTGCTTCCATACTGAAGAAAAAGGGCTGTACCGGGCTTCCTGTTGTTGAAGGAGAAAAACTGGTTGGAGTAATTTCACGCAGAGATTTTATTAAAATAAAAAAAGAATCTCAGTTGGTATCTCCCGTAAAAGCATTTATGAGCACAAAAATTGTAACAATCGATCCGGGAAAAAGCCCTATTCAGGCTGCAAAACTAATGGCGAAGCA
- a CDS encoding sensor domain-containing diguanylate cyclase: protein MTKSKEEKKAFIITRDSDFRDALASGLDELSYKIIVHKDASNAFSELENELTTALVIIDRECSNDNTDSEIYRLNKKCCTSMNQIVVQVYNEDNHKISSVSASKADFFMFKPVNPELLRCQLLAADKHRYNLLELMEIKEKAEIHKKELVLMEQQHEDAFSRANTLTVESEISRLELDQIFKTVAGCIMLIDKDCNVIRANDAISKVTGLTRIELQGKKCFETSICGCCNTPKCPFARIQGGEARVEIEIQKTLPDGEIAHYIIIATPLRTFGPEFVGIVTFLTDITDRVKAEKSLIETKEALKISEEKYKQLSIVDDLTGLFNKRCLDTQLEGEISRALRYGRPLSLLLMDIDNFKTVNDTYGHSQGDKVLAGLAQVLRSCIRDSDLAFRYGGEEFVVILPETSVENSTKVAERIRQSCASFSFSVNSSEEFAVTLSIGCTQYVPCEKQQAFVSRADKHMYCAKNEGKNRVICDNEG, encoded by the coding sequence ATGACGAAATCAAAAGAAGAAAAAAAAGCGTTTATTATTACCAGAGATTCCGATTTTCGTGATGCCCTTGCGTCAGGTCTGGATGAGCTTTCTTACAAAATCATAGTCCACAAAGATGCTTCCAATGCCTTTTCAGAATTGGAGAATGAGTTAACGACGGCCCTGGTTATCATAGATCGCGAATGTTCCAATGATAATACAGATTCGGAAATTTACAGGTTAAATAAAAAATGTTGCACGAGCATGAATCAGATAGTTGTTCAGGTGTATAATGAAGATAATCACAAAATTAGCAGTGTATCTGCAAGTAAGGCGGATTTTTTTATGTTCAAACCTGTTAATCCCGAATTGCTCCGGTGCCAGCTTCTTGCCGCAGACAAGCATAGATATAACTTATTAGAACTGATGGAAATCAAGGAAAAAGCGGAAATACACAAAAAAGAATTGGTTTTGATGGAGCAGCAACATGAAGATGCGTTTTCAAGGGCAAACACCCTGACGGTTGAATCGGAAATATCCCGATTGGAGTTGGACCAGATTTTCAAAACCGTTGCAGGCTGCATAATGCTCATTGATAAGGATTGTAATGTCATTCGCGCTAATGATGCTATTTCAAAGGTTACCGGCTTGACAAGAATAGAGCTTCAGGGGAAAAAATGCTTTGAGACCTCTATTTGCGGATGTTGTAATACGCCGAAATGCCCTTTTGCCAGGATACAAGGAGGCGAGGCGCGCGTTGAAATTGAAATACAAAAGACACTTCCAGATGGTGAAATCGCACACTATATTATCATCGCAACACCTCTTCGTACCTTCGGCCCTGAATTTGTGGGTATCGTCACATTCCTGACGGATATCACGGACCGGGTAAAAGCTGAAAAATCCCTTATAGAAACAAAAGAAGCTTTAAAAATAAGTGAAGAGAAATACAAACAGCTTAGTATTGTGGATGACCTTACCGGGCTTTTTAACAAGAGGTGTCTTGATACACAACTTGAAGGAGAGATCTCAAGAGCACTCAGATATGGCCGGCCTCTATCACTTCTCCTTATGGACATTGATAACTTCAAAACTGTTAATGATACTTACGGTCACAGCCAGGGTGATAAGGTTTTGGCAGGATTGGCCCAGGTACTAAGAAGTTGTATCCGGGATTCTGATTTAGCCTTCCGATACGGAGGCGAGGAATTCGTTGTTATCCTTCCTGAAACTTCGGTTGAAAATTCCACTAAAGTAGCAGAGAGAATCAGGCAGTCTTGTGCTTCTTTTTCCTTTTCTGTGAATTCTTCTGAGGAATTTGCTGTGACTTTGAGTATCGGGTGCACCCAGTATGTACCGTGTGAAAAGCAGCAAGCCTTTGTCTCAAGAGCAGACAAACACATGTATTGTGCAAAAAATGAGGGAAAGAACAGGGTTATCTGCGACAATGAAGGATAG
- a CDS encoding CHASE2 domain-containing protein gives MNLFKKHPTLFMGIGITILFLCISLFRTDFLDTLEYKLYDAMMGLRADPESSSNIVIVDIDDDSIEKIGRWPWSRDIIANGIKKINLGNPKVTGLNLILSEPEESTGLKTVEKLEDKFTAIFSKDTGKTYSNYLNVLHETREKLDNDKKLAQAISESANIVLPFYFKESAVTGNDTKEADDILYEYSIQKIKSPSGALHYRADKIILPLPSFLKASAGIGHLNFGNDMDGIARRERLVYECRGLYYPSYTLKLACAYLDIPREKLSAELGSSVTLGNLKIPTTFASELLINFKGPRGAFKKYSFFDVINDKIQPDVFKNKLVLVSASAAGIMNPISTPTDPALPVGEFSANAVWTILNNNFILQPYWSPVVELAAIIIIGLIITFVFSRLKAKTVGAAFIIMIILLIGSSAYFFASKGYWVRVAYPALELVIGYIGIISLRYFVTESKKDKIEVESAETNRMLGLSFQGQGMLDMAFDKFRRIPVDDQMKDILYNLALDYERKRQFNKAAAVYEYVEGHDKKFKDVSERKKKLIKASNTMVFGDGMFGASPSSDGFLSTATGTKPTLGRYEIQKQLGKGAMGIVYLGLDPKINRTTAIKTFQFSEEDHTLEEIQNMKEKFFREAESAGTLSHPNIVTIYDAGDDQNLAYIAMEYLEGEDLEKYTVKENLLPIPKVIDYIATVAEALDYAHQKGIIHRDIKPANIMLLKSGIVKITDFGIARITATSQTQTGVIKGTPYYMSPEQFSGEKVDGRSDIFSLGTMLFQLSTGQYPFAGDSPAALMNQIMNVKHPDPKQINPKIIKSLVTVIDKALEKEKEKRYKRVSMMASDLRAIGKRIDEVIARMKPKSNV, from the coding sequence ATGAACTTATTTAAAAAACACCCTACTCTTTTTATGGGAATAGGCATCACTATACTTTTTTTATGTATAAGCTTATTTCGTACCGATTTTCTTGATACTCTTGAATATAAACTCTACGATGCTATGATGGGATTACGCGCAGACCCTGAATCATCAAGCAACATAGTAATAGTTGATATAGATGATGATTCGATTGAAAAAATCGGTCGATGGCCCTGGTCACGTGATATTATTGCGAATGGCATCAAAAAGATAAATTTGGGAAATCCCAAAGTAACAGGGCTCAATCTTATACTCAGCGAACCTGAAGAAAGCACCGGATTAAAAACTGTTGAAAAACTGGAAGACAAATTTACAGCCATTTTTTCAAAAGATACCGGAAAAACATATAGCAATTACCTTAATGTTTTGCATGAGACCAGAGAAAAACTGGATAATGACAAAAAGCTTGCCCAGGCAATCAGCGAATCCGCCAATATTGTTTTGCCATTTTATTTCAAAGAATCTGCCGTAACGGGCAATGATACAAAAGAAGCCGATGATATATTATACGAATATTCAATCCAGAAAATAAAAAGTCCTTCCGGCGCGTTACACTACCGGGCTGATAAAATAATACTTCCTCTTCCTTCATTTCTTAAAGCATCGGCAGGTATAGGTCATCTTAACTTCGGCAATGACATGGATGGTATTGCAAGAAGAGAACGTCTCGTCTATGAATGTCGTGGACTTTATTATCCATCATATACCTTAAAGCTTGCTTGTGCCTACCTTGATATTCCAAGGGAAAAACTTTCAGCCGAATTGGGTTCAAGCGTTACTCTCGGTAATCTTAAAATACCTACTACTTTTGCTTCGGAGCTTCTTATTAATTTTAAAGGTCCCCGCGGCGCATTTAAAAAATATTCATTTTTTGATGTTATAAACGACAAAATTCAGCCGGATGTTTTTAAAAACAAGCTTGTTCTTGTCAGTGCATCCGCAGCCGGAATCATGAACCCTATCAGCACGCCAACCGATCCGGCTTTACCTGTGGGCGAGTTTTCCGCTAATGCCGTCTGGACAATACTTAACAACAATTTTATCTTGCAGCCATACTGGTCACCGGTTGTTGAACTTGCGGCCATAATTATAATAGGCCTTATTATCACATTTGTTTTTTCAAGATTAAAAGCAAAAACAGTTGGTGCCGCATTCATTATAATGATCATATTGCTTATAGGAAGTTCGGCATACTTTTTTGCTTCCAAAGGATACTGGGTCCGCGTTGCTTATCCTGCTCTTGAGCTTGTCATTGGCTATATTGGAATAATAAGTCTTAGATATTTTGTAACCGAATCCAAAAAAGATAAAATCGAAGTGGAATCGGCTGAAACAAACCGGATGCTTGGGCTTTCTTTTCAGGGTCAGGGCATGCTTGATATGGCCTTTGATAAATTTCGGCGAATTCCGGTAGATGATCAGATGAAAGATATTCTTTATAATCTTGCACTTGATTATGAAAGAAAAAGACAATTCAACAAAGCCGCAGCAGTATATGAATATGTGGAAGGACATGACAAAAAATTTAAAGATGTTTCGGAAAGAAAAAAGAAACTAATCAAAGCCAGTAATACTATGGTATTCGGGGACGGTATGTTCGGTGCATCCCCTTCTTCAGACGGTTTTCTTTCAACAGCCACAGGAACAAAACCCACACTGGGCAGATACGAAATACAAAAACAACTCGGAAAAGGAGCAATGGGAATTGTCTACCTGGGGCTTGACCCCAAGATAAACCGGACAACGGCAATAAAAACTTTCCAGTTCAGTGAAGAAGACCATACGTTGGAAGAAATTCAAAATATGAAAGAAAAATTTTTCCGGGAAGCAGAAAGCGCCGGAACTCTTTCACATCCGAATATTGTAACTATTTACGATGCCGGAGATGATCAGAACCTCGCATACATAGCTATGGAATATCTTGAAGGTGAAGACCTGGAAAAATATACCGTAAAAGAAAATCTGCTTCCTATCCCCAAAGTTATTGATTATATTGCAACCGTTGCTGAAGCACTTGATTATGCCCACCAAAAAGGAATTATTCACCGCGATATCAAACCGGCAAACATAATGCTTTTAAAAAGCGGGATAGTTAAAATAACTGATTTCGGTATTGCGAGAATAACTGCTACTTCACAGACTCAAACCGGTGTTATCAAAGGCACGCCGTATTACATGTCGCCTGAACAGTTTTCAGGAGAAAAGGTTGATGGAAGATCTGATATATTCTCTTTAGGAACAATGCTGTTCCAGCTTTCAACCGGTCAATACCCTTTTGCCGGGGACAGCCCTGCTGCATTGATGAATCAAATCATGAATGTAAAACATCCCGACCCGAAACAGATCAACCCAAAGATAATAAAATCTCTTGTAACAGTCATTGACAAAGCATTGGAAAAAGAAAAGGAAAAACGTTATAAACGGGTATCTATGATGGCATCAGATCTTAGAGCAATCGGCAAAAGAATTGATGAGGTTATCGCCAGGATGAAACCGAAAAGTAATGTTTGA
- a CDS encoding protein phosphatase 2C domain-containing protein yields MAVVESAGISDVGRKRKQNEDAIYIDNSMNLFVVADGMGGHNAGEVASSIAVDTIRDYMKRFEDNTIGVEELKDSDISLSKDANRLISSIHLANKGIYSLSKSNEAYEEMGTTVSAVLFTENNLIATNVGDSPIYLIHNGSIELLSVPHTVLAEQMAIDPQRAKMLEHHFKHMLTRAVGIKETIEPDIYETPYFQGDVLVLSSDGLSDNVTPEEILETVRQEHPQKACSLLVDLANERGGNDNITVIVLKVKNKKNRNGLMKGLMSKLKNFFK; encoded by the coding sequence ATGGCAGTTGTTGAATCAGCAGGCATTAGTGATGTCGGAAGAAAAAGAAAACAGAACGAAGATGCCATATATATCGACAATTCCATGAACCTTTTTGTAGTTGCTGATGGTATGGGCGGACACAATGCCGGAGAAGTGGCCAGCTCTATTGCTGTGGATACTATCCGTGATTATATGAAACGTTTTGAAGATAATACTATTGGTGTCGAGGAGCTTAAAGATTCTGATATCTCTCTTTCAAAAGACGCTAACCGGCTTATTTCAAGTATTCATCTTGCCAATAAAGGAATTTATAGTTTATCTAAAAGCAATGAAGCATATGAAGAAATGGGAACAACTGTTTCAGCGGTTCTTTTTACTGAAAATAATTTAATTGCAACCAATGTGGGCGATAGCCCGATTTATCTTATACATAATGGTAGCATAGAACTACTATCTGTACCACATACTGTTTTAGCTGAACAGATGGCTATTGATCCGCAAAGGGCCAAAATGCTTGAGCACCATTTCAAGCACATGTTAACCCGGGCTGTCGGCATAAAAGAAACGATAGAGCCTGATATATACGAAACTCCCTACTTCCAGGGAGACGTATTAGTATTAAGCTCAGACGGACTATCAGACAATGTTACGCCTGAAGAGATACTTGAAACAGTAAGACAAGAACACCCTCAGAAGGCATGCAGTTTGCTCGTTGATCTTGCAAATGAACGCGGCGGCAATGATAACATAACCGTTATTGTTTTAAAGGTTAAGAATAAAAAAAATCGAAACGGCCTGATGAAAGGATTGATGTCAAAGCTAAAAAACTTTTTTAAATAG
- a CDS encoding FHA domain-containing protein, whose amino-acid sequence MPTLTLKFKDNVISEYVLEKEKSINIGRREDNNIVIDNLAVSGHHAKIDSVGEGFLLTDLQSKNGSFVNEQYVSSHWLQHGDNITIGKHSLSFQYKDTETKPEATASEDMDQTMVMDTDAYKSMLAKSTPNAASLQAAKTQITEPAAMLSFISGGTGEIGLLKKLFKIGKASTNDIVVGGFLVGKVSTTISKRPSGYFLSHESGSKPKVNGTAVSESVKLKDFDVIEIGSAKMRFLLK is encoded by the coding sequence ATGCCGACTCTAACACTTAAATTCAAAGATAATGTTATTTCCGAATACGTTCTTGAAAAAGAGAAATCGATTAATATCGGAAGGCGGGAAGATAACAATATTGTTATCGACAATCTTGCCGTATCCGGTCACCATGCCAAGATAGATTCGGTTGGTGAAGGTTTTTTGTTAACCGATCTTCAAAGTAAAAACGGCTCCTTTGTTAACGAACAGTATGTAAGTTCACACTGGCTTCAACATGGAGATAACATTACAATAGGCAAACATAGTCTTTCTTTTCAATACAAAGATACTGAAACCAAACCCGAAGCCACCGCTTCAGAAGATATGGATCAGACTATGGTTATGGATACCGATGCGTACAAATCTATGCTTGCTAAGAGTACTCCTAATGCCGCTTCACTACAGGCAGCTAAAACTCAGATAACTGAACCTGCCGCTATGCTATCATTTATATCAGGGGGAACAGGAGAAATAGGGCTATTAAAAAAACTTTTCAAAATTGGAAAAGCATCAACAAATGACATAGTAGTAGGCGGATTTCTGGTAGGCAAGGTTTCAACCACTATAAGCAAAAGGCCAAGCGGATATTTTTTAAGTCATGAAAGCGGGTCAAAACCAAAAGTCAACGGAACTGCTGTAAGTGAATCTGTTAAACTTAAGGATTTTGATGTTATAGAAATCGGTTCTGCAAAGATGAGATTCTTGTTAAAATAG
- the motA gene encoding flagellar motor stator protein MotA, which translates to MFVIIGIVVVIVSVFGGFVLEGGPLAVIIQPVEFLIIGGAALGALFISAPASLLKDVMGKIIGTMKGSSISKQTYLDLLKLLFDVFQLSRKDGLIALEGHIENPEKSTIFTQYPKFLNNHHLLHFICDTFRLVVLGGVAAHDMEALIDCDIETHHSEGSKPGMILQKIGDSMPGLGIVAAVLGIVITMQAIDGPPEVVGHKVAVALVGTFLGIYLSYGFIQPLATNIDLANDDESKIYDAIKAGMIAFAKGLNPIIAVEFARRSIPSDYRPEFQEMENHVKGK; encoded by the coding sequence ATGTTTGTAATTATAGGTATTGTAGTGGTTATTGTAAGTGTTTTTGGGGGTTTTGTGTTGGAAGGAGGCCCTTTAGCTGTCATTATACAGCCGGTTGAATTTTTGATTATAGGTGGTGCAGCACTTGGAGCGCTTTTCATTTCGGCCCCGGCCAGCCTTCTTAAAGATGTAATGGGTAAAATAATTGGTACAATGAAAGGCTCTTCAATAAGCAAGCAAACATACCTTGATCTTTTAAAGCTCCTGTTTGATGTTTTTCAGTTAAGCCGTAAAGACGGACTTATAGCTCTTGAGGGCCATATTGAAAATCCTGAAAAAAGCACAATTTTTACCCAATACCCTAAATTTTTAAATAATCACCATCTTCTTCATTTCATATGTGATACATTTCGTCTTGTAGTGCTTGGAGGGGTAGCTGCCCACGATATGGAAGCTCTTATAGACTGTGATATTGAAACTCATCACAGCGAAGGATCAAAACCGGGCATGATTCTTCAGAAAATCGGTGATTCAATGCCTGGGCTTGGCATCGTGGCTGCTGTGTTAGGTATTGTTATAACAATGCAGGCCATTGATGGTCCGCCTGAAGTAGTTGGACATAAGGTTGCGGTTGCTCTTGTAGGAACCTTTCTTGGCATATATCTTTCGTATGGTTTTATTCAGCCACTTGCCACAAATATCGATTTGGCCAATGATGATGAATCTAAAATCTATGATGCAATCAAGGCGGGTATGATAGCCTTTGCAAAAGGACTAAATCCTATAATAGCAGTAGAATTTGCAAGGCGCTCTATTCCAAGTGATTACAGGCCTGAATTTCAGGAAATGGAAAACCATGTAAAGGGTAAATAA
- a CDS encoding OmpA family protein has translation MNDETLPPIIVIKKKKGHGGHHGGAWKVAYADFVTAMMALFIVLWIVGQSKEVKQYIGAYFNDPGIFESGRTGGILPEKEKAMSLPPSPIPADKRAFEMETLKAEASKISKTIDQTPEFDRFKDKIMVSVSNEGMRINLVEASEGLFFDIGKSQIKPETVKLLHVLAASHLGKLKNGIIIEGYTDARPYVSSSGYSNWELSTERANSARKILEEGGLRKDQILEVRGFADRNLRLPDKPLDFSNRRVSILLPLSWSDKKGSAQTDQYAPINMSKPEIQKIGNIVRE, from the coding sequence ATGAACGATGAAACACTTCCCCCGATTATAGTTATTAAGAAAAAAAAAGGCCATGGCGGTCATCACGGAGGAGCATGGAAGGTTGCATATGCAGATTTTGTTACTGCTATGATGGCACTATTTATAGTTTTATGGATTGTAGGACAAAGCAAAGAGGTAAAACAATATATCGGCGCCTATTTTAATGACCCGGGAATTTTTGAGTCCGGCAGAACCGGAGGTATTCTCCCTGAAAAGGAAAAAGCTATGTCCTTGCCGCCTTCGCCGATACCGGCAGACAAACGTGCCTTTGAAATGGAGACACTAAAAGCAGAAGCGTCAAAAATCTCAAAAACTATAGACCAGACTCCGGAATTTGACAGGTTTAAGGATAAGATTATGGTATCTGTGTCAAATGAGGGTATGCGAATTAATCTTGTTGAGGCATCCGAAGGCCTTTTTTTTGATATAGGCAAGTCTCAAATAAAGCCTGAAACGGTAAAGTTATTACATGTACTTGCAGCATCACATCTGGGCAAACTAAAAAACGGAATCATAATTGAGGGCTACACAGATGCAAGGCCCTATGTATCTTCTTCCGGCTATTCCAACTGGGAACTAAGTACTGAAAGAGCCAATAGCGCAAGAAAGATACTGGAAGAAGGCGGCTTGCGAAAGGATCAGATACTTGAAGTGCGAGGTTTTGCAGACAGAAATCTAAGGCTTCCTGATAAGCCTTTAGACTTTTCAAACAGAAGGGTAAGCATTCTTTTACCCCTGTCATGGTCTGATAAAAAGGGATCTGCGCAAACGGATCAATACGCACCCATTAATATGTCTAAACCTGAGATACAGAAAATTGGTAATATTGTTAGGGAATAA
- a CDS encoding universal stress protein — protein sequence MKFEKILFNTRFKDNAISALEEITDLRAIGLKEVVLVYVIPRDSVAFVPYGGYQKEKELEIKKKVSDKFENWVDILAKKGVKSKIQIEVGMPNAVILSIAEKEKVDIIVAGSKKRSLLEKVYVGTHLLDLARRSPIPILMNKYLAEYEKDGEIITKVNEHIFDRPMLATDWSCPSENALEALISLKGLASKIIVAHNIGFKITKAMSPDQFKEIKKESRKRLEEYQNRLKDAGIDSETSLTSGRTVPELINVSRKNNASMIVMGRTGKDWLSQYWLGGISHRIAETSELPVLLIP from the coding sequence ATGAAATTTGAAAAAATATTGTTTAATACACGTTTTAAAGACAATGCAATTAGCGCTCTTGAGGAGATAACAGATCTTAGAGCAATTGGTCTTAAAGAAGTTGTGCTGGTTTATGTTATTCCAAGAGACAGTGTCGCTTTTGTTCCTTATGGAGGTTATCAAAAAGAAAAAGAATTGGAAATTAAGAAAAAAGTCTCAGATAAATTTGAGAATTGGGTTGATATTCTTGCGAAAAAAGGTGTTAAAAGCAAAATACAAATTGAAGTCGGCATGCCGAATGCCGTAATACTTTCCATAGCTGAAAAAGAAAAAGTGGATATAATTGTCGCGGGAAGCAAAAAACGCTCACTACTGGAAAAAGTTTATGTGGGAACACACCTGCTGGATCTTGCACGCCGCAGCCCTATCCCGATATTGATGAACAAGTACCTGGCTGAATATGAAAAAGACGGAGAAATAATAACAAAGGTTAATGAGCATATTTTTGACCGTCCCATGCTTGCTACAGATTGGTCATGCCCTTCGGAAAACGCACTTGAAGCTCTGATATCTCTTAAGGGATTAGCTTCTAAAATTATAGTAGCTCATAATATCGGTTTTAAAATAACTAAAGCTATGAGCCCTGACCAGTTTAAGGAAATTAAAAAAGAAAGCCGCAAGAGACTTGAAGAATACCAAAATCGTCTGAAAGATGCGGGTATTGATTCGGAAACAAGTCTGACCTCCGGACGGACAGTGCCTGAACTTATCAATGTTTCGCGAAAGAATAATGCTTCTATGATTGTGATGGGCAGAACCGGGAAAGACTGGCTCAGCCAATACTGGTTGGGCGGTATATCTCACAGGATAGCTGAAACCTCCGAATTGCCTGTATTACTTATTCCCTAA
- a CDS encoding sodium:proton antiporter: MKIDRKIIFGLFLIALVIPAIVFGSDTESPTNHMNIGEILPLWSCIPFGFMLLSIALFPLLAPNFWHHHFGKISFFWAALLAIPGLAIFRGIALYEILHIIIIDYIPFIILLWSLYAVSGGILLRGTLVGTPVVNTCMLIIGTLLASWMGTTGAAMLMIRPFLRANSHRKNRTFMVVFFIFLIANVGGALTPLGDPPLFLGFLHGVPFFWTLNIAPHMILVAGLLLIIYFFMDSYHYRREKPSPINLNKKVPFGIEGKHNFLLIAAIVGAVLMSGIADWGEVSIFGVHTSVQDLVRNGLLLMIGTLSIVTTNITVYEENNFSWAPIIEVAYLFIGIFITMIPCLLILKAGSKGALAFIINSVQDPVHFFWITGVFSSFLDNAPTYLTFFNTALGSYCASLPESAAIAYLIAEHPIYLEAISTGAVFFGACSYIGNAPNFMVRSIAEEAGTPMPSFFGYIIKYTLLILIPVYILVTFIFFWGR; encoded by the coding sequence ATGAAGATTGACAGAAAGATTATTTTCGGTTTGTTTCTAATAGCACTAGTGATTCCTGCAATTGTTTTTGGCAGCGACACCGAATCGCCGACAAATCATATGAACATAGGAGAAATTCTTCCGCTCTGGAGTTGTATACCTTTTGGTTTTATGCTTCTTTCAATAGCTCTTTTTCCTCTTCTTGCCCCAAACTTCTGGCATCATCATTTCGGCAAAATTTCCTTTTTCTGGGCAGCTCTGTTAGCCATTCCAGGGTTGGCTATATTTCGCGGAATTGCTTTATATGAAATCCTTCATATTATAATCATTGATTACATACCTTTTATTATACTGCTCTGGTCACTTTATGCCGTATCGGGTGGTATTTTGCTGCGCGGTACTCTGGTTGGGACTCCTGTTGTAAATACCTGCATGCTTATAATAGGAACTTTGCTGGCTTCCTGGATGGGTACTACCGGAGCAGCAATGCTTATGATACGTCCTTTTTTGAGGGCAAACAGCCATCGCAAAAACAGAACTTTTATGGTGGTTTTTTTTATATTTTTAATCGCCAATGTAGGCGGTGCCCTGACGCCTTTGGGTGATCCACCGCTTTTTTTGGGTTTTTTACATGGCGTGCCTTTTTTCTGGACACTTAATATTGCTCCTCATATGATTCTGGTTGCAGGATTACTTCTTATAATTTATTTTTTTATGGATTCATATCACTACCGTCGCGAGAAACCTTCACCAATAAACCTAAATAAAAAAGTACCTTTCGGGATAGAGGGAAAGCACAATTTTCTTTTAATAGCAGCAATTGTAGGCGCAGTTCTTATGAGCGGCATAGCAGACTGGGGAGAAGTATCAATCTTTGGTGTACATACTTCTGTGCAGGATCTGGTTCGTAACGGGCTTTTACTTATGATAGGAACTTTATCAATTGTAACCACAAACATAACCGTTTATGAAGAAAATAATTTTTCATGGGCACCGATCATTGAAGTTGCTTATCTTTTTATTGGTATTTTTATTACTATGATTCCATGTTTGCTGATTTTAAAAGCAGGCAGCAAAGGAGCCCTGGCTTTTATTATTAATTCAGTTCAGGATCCGGTTCATTTTTTCTGGATTACAGGGGTATTTTCGAGCTTTCTTGACAATGCACCCACTTATCTGACTTTTTTCAATACTGCTTTGGGAAGTTATTGCGCATCATTACCGGAATCGGCTGCCATAGCTTATCTTATTGCCGAACACCCGATATATCTTGAGGCCATTTCTACAGGAGCTGTTTTTTTTGGAGCTTGCAGCTATATCGGCAATGCCCCCAATTTTATGGTACGATCCATAGCCGAAGAAGCAGGCACTCCTATGCCCAGCTTTTTCGGCTATATCATCAAATATACACTTTTGATACTTATTCCGGTTTATATATTAGTAACTTTTATCTTTTTCTGGGGCAGGTGA